A region from the Dehalococcoides mccartyi CG5 genome encodes:
- a CDS encoding cyclase family protein — protein sequence MKKIYDLSPEIRPDMISWPGDSCPEITLLHSIKYGSHSNLSRLTMTLHNGSHIDAPHHFFEEGIGAGEIPLEILVGDVRVLRFGGVKTITRKMLEHADLKGVTRLILATDNESLWKRPDFDENYTYIDIGAAQYLTEIGIRLLGIDYLSVEDFQGLDGVHKHLLSQGVVILETLQLAGVPEGDYELYCLPLKLGKVDGAPARVILIERD from the coding sequence ATGAAAAAAATTTACGACCTCAGCCCTGAAATACGCCCTGATATGATTAGCTGGCCGGGCGATAGTTGCCCGGAGATAACTCTGCTGCACAGTATCAAGTACGGTTCTCATAGCAACCTTAGCCGGCTGACAATGACATTACATAACGGTAGTCATATAGATGCCCCGCATCATTTTTTTGAAGAAGGTATTGGAGCGGGTGAGATACCTCTGGAGATACTGGTTGGTGATGTTCGGGTTTTGCGTTTTGGCGGGGTGAAAACTATTACCCGCAAAATGCTTGAACATGCTGACCTTAAAGGGGTAACTCGGCTTATTCTGGCTACTGACAATGAGAGCCTCTGGAAAAGGCCTGATTTTGATGAAAACTATACGTATATAGACATTGGAGCGGCTCAGTATCTGACTGAAATAGGTATACGGCTGTTGGGTATAGACTATCTTTCGGTAGAGGACTTTCAAGGTCTGGATGGAGTGCACAAGCATCTTTTAAGCCAAGGAGTGGTTATATTGGAAACGTTGCAACTTGCGGGTGTGCCTGAAGGTGATTATGAGCTTTACTGTTTGCCGCTGAAACTGGGCAAAGTGGACGGGGCACCTGCCAGAGTAATATTGATAGAGAGAGATTAG
- a CDS encoding metal ABC transporter permease — MIEALGYGFIQNAIWAGLLAAIGCGIIGSYVVVKKLASISGGIAHASFGGIGLGYLLGINPVLGALAFSLLAAASMGTLTRRSRISEDTIIGMLWALGMALGIIFIGLTPGYAPDLFSYLFGNILTVPSSDLVLMLVLDALIIGVVWFFYKEFLGVSFDEEFCRVSGMPTGLLYVIMLGLIALTVVMLIRVVGIILVIALLTIPAAVARRFTDSLLKMMGLSIGFGVVFCLGGLWLSYILDFASGATIILFSVAVFLAVLAFKGKKKQEPASDKTGCINHE, encoded by the coding sequence ATGATAGAGGCTTTGGGTTATGGCTTTATCCAGAATGCTATTTGGGCAGGGCTGCTGGCGGCAATAGGCTGCGGTATTATTGGCAGCTACGTCGTGGTAAAAAAACTGGCATCCATCAGCGGCGGTATTGCCCACGCTTCCTTTGGCGGAATCGGTCTGGGGTATCTGCTGGGCATTAATCCGGTGCTGGGTGCGCTGGCATTCAGTTTGCTGGCTGCTGCCAGCATGGGTACTCTTACTCGCCGAAGCCGCATAAGTGAAGATACTATTATCGGTATGCTTTGGGCTTTAGGTATGGCTCTGGGCATTATCTTTATTGGTTTAACTCCCGGTTATGCACCGGATTTATTCAGTTATCTTTTCGGCAATATCCTGACAGTGCCGTCTTCAGATCTGGTGCTTATGCTGGTGCTGGACGCACTGATAATAGGGGTGGTCTGGTTTTTCTATAAGGAATTTTTGGGGGTATCTTTTGACGAGGAATTTTGCCGGGTAAGCGGTATGCCCACCGGGCTGTTATATGTAATAATGCTGGGGCTTATAGCGCTGACAGTGGTAATGCTGATACGAGTAGTAGGTATAATACTGGTAATAGCTTTACTGACCATACCGGCAGCAGTAGCCCGCCGTTTTACGGATAGCCTTTTAAAGATGATGGGGCTTTCAATAGGATTTGGGGTGGTTTTCTGTTTGGGCGGGCTGTGGCTTTCCTATATACTGGATTTCGCTTCCGGGGCTACTATTATACTCTTTAGCGTGGCGGTATTTCTGGCGGTTTTAGCTTTCAAGGGCAAAAAGAAACAAGAGCCGGCTTCAGATAAAACCGGCTGCATCAACCACGAATAA
- a CDS encoding universal stress protein, with product MYFKRILITLDGTKTAEKTLPVAELMASYPETELLLVSICDPKPKITDERQKYLDAKSAELRTKGIQANGKMFCGELLPLILKCINENGIDLLCMASHGYTGIKKMVLGSVSEKLIKATNLPVLLVKEGHDPDKAVFANILLPLDGSLFSEACLKQVSDLARDFKSKLTLLVVIQPPCIPSDRSPSIQPSWDEYYQALLEELKQQAQAYLERLTGELQANGIETEFRMEVSDKIPETILSTAEDINASLISFTTHNRSGIEKWYYGSVAAGLIENSSHPMLLWRNSI from the coding sequence ATGTATTTTAAACGTATACTTATAACTCTTGATGGTACAAAAACAGCTGAAAAGACCCTTCCTGTGGCTGAACTTATGGCCAGTTACCCCGAAACCGAACTTTTACTGGTAAGCATCTGTGATCCCAAACCTAAAATTACCGACGAACGCCAGAAATATTTGGATGCTAAATCTGCTGAATTACGGACAAAAGGCATTCAAGCCAACGGAAAAATGTTCTGCGGTGAGCTTTTACCGCTTATTTTGAAATGTATCAATGAGAATGGTATTGACCTGTTGTGTATGGCTTCTCACGGATATACCGGAATTAAGAAAATGGTACTGGGCAGTGTGTCCGAAAAGCTGATTAAAGCTACTAATCTGCCGGTATTATTGGTGAAGGAAGGGCATGACCCCGACAAGGCAGTTTTTGCAAATATTTTATTGCCACTGGACGGCTCACTCTTCTCTGAGGCTTGCCTAAAACAGGTATCTGATCTGGCACGTGATTTTAAGAGCAAACTTACCTTGCTGGTGGTTATTCAACCGCCATGCATACCTTCAGACCGTTCACCCAGTATTCAACCCAGCTGGGATGAATATTACCAAGCACTTCTTGAAGAACTTAAACAGCAGGCACAGGCTTATCTGGAACGCTTGACCGGCGAGTTGCAGGCAAATGGAATTGAAACTGAATTCCGTATGGAAGTTTCAGACAAAATTCCTGAAACTATTTTAAGTACCGCCGAAGATATAAATGCCTCGCTTATTTCATTTACCACCCATAATCGCTCTGGAATAGAGAAATGGTATTATGGAAGTGTGGCAGCCGGCTTGATTGAAAATTCCTCACATCCCATGCTTTTATGGCGAAACTCCATTTAA
- a CDS encoding DUF5343 domain-containing protein, whose product MANLKGSKPLPPYVSYRTFLNFLLGLQEAIPSRLDRSFWGDKWSGSTGTQLMSALRFLGLADAEGMPREKLRRLVDARGEDRTLILRQITLEGYQFVFNSSADPESLTYAQLEELFHNSFKVADDVVRKCIKFFLGLAEDADISISPFVTKKSRVGRSGTGTKKIQKKIIPRTASHVLIPDNTMKVPDNSDMDRVLLGKFPTFDPAWTDEVKVKWFEAFDVLLKKVSKA is encoded by the coding sequence ATGGCTAATCTAAAAGGCTCAAAACCCTTACCCCCATATGTATCATACCGAACCTTCTTAAACTTTCTTTTAGGCTTACAGGAGGCCATTCCATCTCGTTTAGACCGCAGTTTTTGGGGAGACAAGTGGTCTGGCAGTACCGGCACCCAGCTTATGTCTGCCCTGCGCTTTTTAGGTTTGGCAGATGCCGAAGGTATGCCGCGGGAAAAATTGCGCCGTTTGGTGGATGCCCGGGGAGAAGACCGTACCCTGATACTCAGGCAGATTACGCTTGAAGGATATCAATTCGTTTTTAATTCTTCCGCAGATCCTGAATCACTTACCTATGCCCAGCTGGAAGAACTTTTCCATAATAGCTTTAAAGTGGCGGATGATGTAGTTCGCAAGTGTATTAAGTTCTTTCTGGGGTTGGCAGAAGATGCTGATATATCCATTTCGCCGTTCGTTACCAAAAAATCACGTGTCGGACGGTCTGGAACTGGTACTAAGAAGATTCAAAAGAAAATAATACCAAGGACTGCTTCGCATGTTCTAATTCCAGATAATACAATGAAAGTTCCAGATAATTCAGATATGGATAGAGTGCTACTGGGTAAATTCCCTACATTTGATCCTGCATGGACGGATGAAGTTAAAGTAAAATGGTTTGAAGCTTTTGATGTTTTGCTTAAAAAGGTTTCTAAGGCCTGA
- a CDS encoding metal ABC transporter ATP-binding protein, translating to MPVVPALVFKGVTASFDGLAVLEDITFSQPTGRMLGIIGPNGGGKTTLLKLILGLVQPDCGTIKVLGKSPEDARPEIGYVSQYHLFDRDFPISVLEVVLMGRYSKRGLAHSYRKEDVALAEEYLDKVGMLPFINRQIGQLSGGQQKRVFIARALVNQPKLLILDEPTAGVDAAMQTGLYELLESLKKDMTIIMVTHDISAVAVCIDDIACLNKHLSYHHAEEGLTAEDLAETYNCPIQLIAHGQVPHRVLKEHE from the coding sequence ATGCCTGTCGTACCTGCCCTGGTGTTTAAGGGAGTGACAGCCAGTTTTGATGGGCTGGCAGTACTGGAAGATATTACTTTTTCCCAGCCCACAGGACGGATGCTGGGAATTATCGGTCCAAATGGGGGAGGGAAAACTACTCTTCTCAAGCTGATTTTGGGGCTCGTTCAGCCTGATTGCGGCACTATAAAGGTGCTTGGCAAAAGCCCTGAGGATGCCCGGCCGGAGATTGGTTACGTTTCCCAGTACCACCTTTTTGACCGTGATTTCCCTATAAGTGTTTTGGAAGTGGTGTTGATGGGCAGATATTCCAAGCGCGGGTTGGCACATAGTTACCGTAAGGAAGATGTGGCTCTGGCTGAAGAATATCTGGATAAAGTGGGCATGTTGCCGTTTATTAACCGCCAGATAGGCCAGCTTTCAGGCGGACAGCAGAAGCGGGTATTTATAGCTAGGGCTTTGGTTAATCAGCCAAAACTGCTTATTCTGGATGAACCTACTGCCGGGGTAGATGCGGCCATGCAAACCGGGCTGTACGAACTTTTAGAATCCTTGAAAAAAGATATGACTATTATTATGGTGACCCATGATATCAGTGCAGTGGCAGTATGCATAGATGATATTGCCTGTTTGAACAAGCATTTGTCATACCACCATGCCGAAGAGGGTTTGACTGCTGAAGATTTGGCTGAAACTTATAATTGCCCAATCCAGCTTATTGCACATGGGCAGGTACCTCACCGGGTGCTAAAGGAACACGAATGA
- a CDS encoding Fur family transcriptional regulator, with translation MTTIQSRIRQNKYKITPQRQAVLKVLSAAIQPLSPAEVHKLVQADKPATGMATVYRSLQLLAELGLICELHTAGNCHRYLLKRIDSHHHHLICSGCGQVVHVEGCGLKEITENLSRQTGFAIDTHLLEFIGRCRNCQKGTGKV, from the coding sequence GTGACAACTATCCAAAGCCGTATACGCCAGAATAAATACAAGATAACTCCCCAACGGCAGGCCGTTTTGAAGGTGCTTTCGGCTGCCATTCAGCCGCTTAGCCCTGCAGAAGTGCATAAACTGGTACAGGCAGACAAACCGGCAACCGGTATGGCTACTGTGTATCGGTCACTTCAGCTTCTGGCTGAACTGGGGCTTATTTGCGAACTTCATACCGCCGGAAACTGCCACCGCTACTTGCTAAAACGTATAGATTCCCATCACCACCATCTGATATGTTCCGGGTGCGGTCAAGTTGTTCATGTGGAGGGGTGCGGGCTTAAAGAGATTACGGAAAATCTGTCCAGACAAACAGGATTTGCCATTGATACCCATTTGCTGGAGTTTATTGGGCGGTGCCGGAATTGTCAGAAGGGGACTGGTAAAGTATGA
- the ftsZ gene encoding cell division protein FtsZ, which produces MSKKVYVPSGAKIKVIGCGGAGSNAVTRMVRDNIQGVEFIAVNTDAQHLAITEAATRIQIGERCTRGLGAGGNHTMGKAAAEESLSELKENIIGADMVFVTAGMGGGTGTGSAPVVAKIAKESGALTIAVCTKPFCFEGAHRMQTAEEGINNIVDSVDTLIIIPNDRLLDMVDQKTGVDGAFKLADEVLCNGVKAIAEVITVPGIINLDFADVKAVMKDAGPAWMSIGKGAGQNRAADAARAALASPLLDIAVDGAMGVIYNVCGGEDLSLMEVNSAADVIRQAVDPQANIIFGVSTDPRMGKEVQITLIATGFATKESMLSNNHEKEMTRMMKGLRSKTQEELEVPSFMRYRSAQPSIRKPAPAAHQAPPRFLSR; this is translated from the coding sequence ATGTCAAAAAAAGTATATGTACCCAGTGGCGCAAAGATTAAAGTTATCGGGTGCGGCGGTGCAGGCAGCAACGCTGTAACCCGCATGGTTCGGGATAACATACAGGGCGTAGAGTTTATAGCCGTTAATACTGATGCCCAGCATCTGGCTATTACCGAAGCTGCTACCCGAATCCAGATTGGTGAACGCTGCACCCGCGGTCTGGGTGCCGGCGGTAACCACACCATGGGCAAAGCAGCTGCCGAAGAAAGCCTGAGCGAGCTCAAAGAAAACATAATAGGTGCTGACATGGTTTTCGTAACCGCCGGTATGGGTGGCGGTACAGGCACCGGCTCAGCCCCCGTGGTTGCCAAAATAGCCAAGGAATCCGGCGCTCTGACCATTGCGGTATGCACCAAGCCTTTCTGCTTTGAGGGTGCTCACCGCATGCAAACCGCCGAAGAAGGCATAAATAACATAGTAGATAGCGTTGATACGCTTATTATTATCCCCAATGACCGCCTGCTGGATATGGTTGACCAAAAAACAGGGGTTGACGGGGCTTTTAAACTGGCTGACGAAGTTCTTTGCAACGGCGTCAAGGCCATTGCCGAAGTTATCACCGTTCCGGGTATCATCAACCTGGACTTTGCAGATGTAAAAGCCGTCATGAAAGATGCCGGCCCCGCCTGGATGTCTATAGGCAAGGGTGCCGGACAGAACCGGGCAGCTGATGCCGCCAGAGCCGCTCTGGCCAGCCCGCTGCTGGATATAGCGGTTGACGGTGCTATGGGTGTTATCTACAACGTATGCGGCGGCGAAGACCTTTCCCTTATGGAAGTAAACTCCGCAGCAGACGTTATCCGTCAGGCGGTTGACCCACAGGCCAATATCATCTTTGGTGTCAGCACTGACCCCCGCATGGGTAAGGAAGTACAGATAACCCTGATAGCCACCGGTTTTGCCACCAAGGAAAGCATGCTTTCCAACAACCATGAAAAAGAAATGACCCGTATGATGAAAGGTCTGAGAAGCAAAACTCAGGAAGAACTGGAAGTTCCTTCGTTTATGCGTTACCGATCCGCTCAGCCTTCCATCCGGAAACCGGCTCCTGCCGCACATCAGGCTCCGCCGCGTTTCTTAAGCAGATAA
- a CDS encoding D-alanine--D-alanine ligase family protein, whose protein sequence is MRIGLSYDLKLALTPVTGGPDDALEEYDSPETVEAITNSLTAAGHAVYRLGGGKEFLRKVQEQKLDLVFNISEGLGNYRSREAQIPGVLEMLDIPYTGSDPQTLAICLDKPLTKKLVAGAGVKTAKWQLVSNCEELSTIDWSDFPLPAFLKPACEGSSKGVRFASRAESTDEIMRMATELLTTYNQPVLVEEFINGDEITVGVIGNDKPKVLGIMRIVPKTKADYFVYSIEIKRNWRQMVEYEVPAALPAKTLARIEKATLDAYRVLECHDLCRMDFRVSPDGTPYFLEVNPLPGLNPVSGDLPIMASKLGISHADLVLEILNTAIARHNLVAADCLA, encoded by the coding sequence ATGCGAATAGGGCTGTCATACGATCTTAAACTGGCTTTGACCCCGGTAACCGGCGGCCCTGATGATGCGTTGGAGGAATATGACTCACCGGAAACGGTGGAGGCTATAACGAACTCCTTAACAGCGGCTGGACATGCTGTTTACCGTTTGGGTGGAGGTAAAGAATTTTTACGCAAGGTACAGGAACAGAAACTGGATCTTGTTTTCAATATTTCAGAAGGTTTGGGTAACTACCGCAGCCGCGAAGCTCAAATTCCCGGTGTTTTAGAGATGTTAGATATACCTTACACCGGTTCAGACCCGCAGACACTGGCAATCTGTCTGGATAAACCACTAACCAAGAAATTGGTGGCTGGTGCGGGCGTAAAGACTGCCAAATGGCAGTTGGTTAGCAACTGTGAAGAGCTTTCAACCATAGACTGGTCGGATTTCCCTTTGCCGGCTTTCCTGAAACCAGCCTGCGAGGGTTCCAGCAAGGGTGTGCGGTTTGCTTCCCGGGCGGAAAGTACCGACGAGATAATGAGGATGGCTACAGAACTTTTAACTACCTATAACCAACCTGTTTTGGTAGAGGAATTTATAAATGGCGACGAAATTACGGTAGGTGTTATAGGGAACGATAAGCCTAAAGTTCTGGGTATAATGCGGATTGTGCCTAAAACCAAAGCCGATTATTTTGTGTATTCCATTGAGATAAAACGCAACTGGCGGCAGATGGTAGAGTATGAAGTACCGGCGGCCTTACCTGCCAAAACTCTGGCCCGTATTGAAAAAGCCACACTGGATGCGTATAGAGTACTGGAATGCCATGATCTATGCCGGATGGATTTTAGGGTAAGCCCGGATGGTACGCCGTATTTTCTGGAGGTTAACCCGCTTCCCGGTCTTAACCCTGTCAGCGGAGATTTACCTATTATGGCATCTAAATTAGGTATCAGCCACGCAGATTTGGTGTTAGAAATACTTAACACTGCCATTGCCCGCCATAATTTGGTAGCGGCAGACTGTTTGGCCTGA
- a CDS encoding metal ABC transporter solute-binding protein, Zn/Mn family: MSLILGVTLLSSLLLAGCQEETPSTAKLKIAVSIVPLKEFTQQIAGDKAEVVLMVPPGAEPHTYQPLPSQMVDVSQADMYVKLGSDFGFEQNWLSKILSLNHSMLVVDSSVNITLESSLEDSGADPHIWLSPRNAIQMVKNITLGLMSLDPENQSYYAANRDAYLAKLEQLDNEITLAFSNLYNRTFLVFHPAWVYFARDYNLKELSIEIEGKEPTPQQMIEIINMAIQNNISIVFASPQFSSRSAEAIASEIDGRVVMIDPLAEDYITNMEFVYKQMQEVMS, translated from the coding sequence TTGAGTTTGATTCTAGGGGTTACACTTCTGAGCAGTTTACTGCTGGCAGGCTGTCAGGAAGAAACACCCTCTACTGCTAAACTGAAAATTGCAGTCAGTATAGTGCCACTAAAGGAGTTTACTCAGCAAATTGCAGGGGATAAGGCTGAGGTAGTTCTTATGGTTCCTCCCGGAGCAGAGCCGCATACTTATCAGCCGCTTCCTTCGCAGATGGTAGATGTAAGCCAGGCAGATATGTATGTGAAACTGGGATCTGATTTTGGTTTTGAGCAAAACTGGCTTTCAAAAATATTGTCATTAAACCATTCTATGCTGGTTGTAGACAGTTCGGTAAATATTACTCTTGAAAGTAGCCTAGAGGATAGCGGGGCAGATCCGCATATTTGGCTTTCCCCGCGTAATGCTATCCAAATGGTTAAAAATATCACTTTGGGGCTGATGAGTCTGGATCCCGAAAACCAAAGTTATTATGCCGCCAACAGAGATGCTTATCTGGCAAAGCTGGAGCAGCTGGATAACGAAATAACATTGGCCTTCAGTAATCTTTATAACCGCACTTTTCTGGTCTTTCACCCTGCTTGGGTTTACTTCGCCAGAGACTATAATCTGAAGGAACTTTCTATTGAGATAGAGGGCAAAGAGCCCACCCCCCAACAAATGATAGAAATTATAAATATGGCAATACAAAATAATATCAGCATTGTTTTCGCTTCGCCCCAATTTTCCAGCCGAAGTGCGGAGGCTATTGCTTCTGAAATAGACGGCAGGGTAGTGATGATAGACCCACTGGCAGAAGATTACATAACGAATATGGAGTTTGTTTACAAACAAATGCAAGAGGTTATGAGCTGA
- the ftsA gene encoding cell division protein FtsA: protein MKRRQIAAIDVGTSKICTVMADTENGDLRILGVGVVPSRGLQKGMVVNLNEAKEAIRESVSMAERTAGYKLKSALIGVTGKHINSKNNRGVISITRNDHLVRQSDLQRAIDIASSITMPQDRKVLHIIPRNYSVDGQEGVSNPVGMHGFRLDVETHIITAASNSIENLTKCIRAAGVEIDDLVFNPLASAEAALTDEEREKGVILADIGGGTTDIAAFKGNSIYHTSVLPIAGSQVTHDVSVGLGIPFEMAEDIKQRYSSVIPGECNDANFVESGHTFSYPDLCEIVRMRVEELLRLIILELPSDDYSKMVPSGLVITGGTANLPGIAELGSEVLRLPVRVGTPPNLFGVSDILNDPACTNVVGMLLWSINNRDASKSHPTTEESAKGGFISRMFGNPKN from the coding sequence ATGAAAAGGAGACAGATAGCGGCCATAGACGTCGGTACAAGTAAAATCTGTACCGTTATGGCTGACACCGAAAACGGAGACCTGAGAATACTGGGAGTAGGGGTTGTCCCCTCTCGTGGTTTGCAGAAGGGCATGGTGGTTAACCTTAATGAAGCTAAGGAAGCCATCCGTGAGTCGGTAAGCATGGCAGAGAGAACTGCTGGTTATAAACTCAAATCCGCCTTGATAGGCGTAACCGGAAAACATATCAACTCTAAAAACAACCGCGGAGTTATCAGTATCACCCGAAACGACCACCTGGTGCGCCAGAGTGACCTGCAAAGGGCTATAGATATTGCCAGCAGTATCACTATGCCCCAGGACAGAAAGGTACTTCACATCATCCCCCGTAATTATTCGGTGGATGGTCAGGAAGGCGTTAGTAATCCGGTAGGCATGCATGGCTTCCGCCTGGATGTCGAAACCCACATTATTACCGCCGCTTCAAATTCAATTGAAAATCTTACCAAGTGCATCCGTGCTGCCGGCGTAGAGATTGACGACCTGGTCTTCAATCCTTTAGCCAGTGCTGAAGCAGCATTAACCGATGAAGAACGCGAAAAGGGTGTTATCTTGGCTGACATCGGTGGCGGCACTACAGATATAGCTGCCTTCAAAGGCAACAGTATTTATCATACATCAGTTCTGCCCATTGCCGGCTCACAGGTAACCCACGATGTTTCTGTGGGTCTGGGCATTCCTTTTGAGATGGCCGAAGATATCAAACAAAGATATAGCAGTGTAATACCCGGTGAATGTAATGACGCTAACTTTGTTGAAAGCGGACATACCTTCTCTTATCCTGACCTTTGCGAGATTGTCAGGATGCGGGTTGAAGAACTGCTGCGCCTCATTATCCTGGAGTTACCCAGCGATGATTATTCCAAAATGGTACCTTCCGGGCTGGTAATAACCGGCGGTACTGCCAACCTCCCCGGCATTGCAGAGCTTGGCAGCGAAGTACTGCGGCTCCCGGTACGGGTAGGTACTCCCCCCAATTTATTTGGTGTATCAGATATCTTAAATGATCCTGCCTGTACCAATGTTGTTGGCATGTTGCTTTGGAGTATCAATAACCGAGACGCCTCAAAGAGCCACCCAACCACTGAAGAAAGTGCTAAAGGCGGCTTTATCTCACGAATGTTTGGGAACCCCAAAAACTAA